The Penicillium digitatum chromosome 6, complete sequence genome has a window encoding:
- a CDS encoding RING finger protein encodes MRLAAYAGASVVLATGVFLKALHQRSNFYSACVYLSQSSANLMILTNLCLLITGFVLFWLQRLLYGPLRPIETEQLYERAWFAVTETCLAMTIFRGELGGWFLVMFISLLVGKVWGWIGEGRVEFLEQQPPANPRLFHARLATSLVLTVSFDAFMLRYCVHTVVTKARPDMMVMFGFEFAILAVLSTSTLLRYVIALTEIYITRQQINAKMQERRDEIRVARVEAIREHARAGATSPPDNLPDENDVNEMEIDVPGWEEKGRWIFYLDLLTDLLKLVIYLSFFGILLTFYGLPIHILRDVVVTIRSFARRIMDFMRYRNATRDMHQRYPDATAEEVSREDVCIICREEMIPVQPAQPQPAANAANDAEEPAPQPTAGMPRVPDRLRPKKLPCGHILHFSCLRSWLERQQNCPTCRRPVVLPQRTRGAAGVGDNNARGGQNGGIQPGQQGADAQPRARVYQFGPFRIGFGAVRGDLFNNLQPQGHQGNVPQPGAHLPANAPGGHIGFGFGFGRRPQAPTPAPAPQAVAPGGSMTAEINEQLLQIEQRLNQEIATLRAATEHLSHVRQLQVELERLLAQARAVNQQGAAQPRVGQPAPLPNVTPGSSVFTTGHQYGANPGADALNSGDPRLPEGLTLPPGWTLLPLQRLDNGANGLEQTLQPTPTTTVTSPAAPAVASVVTPQAPTFQMPVQNQPIRNVGVNAHGTTITETPPVNGASNLPISQATSTVPSAEHRAESPSQEWTDVAPRGSVEVRPASSIPTTWGSNGESVTSASGQSETHFESASNGKGRAASVEETPDEEA; translated from the exons ATGAGACTGGCCGCGTATGCTGGG GCCTCGGTGGTCCTAGCCACTGGTGTGTTTCTTAAAGCtcttcatcagaggtccaaTTTCTACTCGGCATGCGTCTATCTCTCTCAGAGTAGTGCGAATCTCATG ATCCTCACGAATTTATGTCTCCTAATCACCGGTTTTGTACTATTCTGGCTCCAGCGACTTCTTTACGGACCCTTGCGACCAATCGAGACCGAGCAACTATACGAGCGGGCCTGGTTCGCCGTCACAGAGACATGTCTGGCCATGACCATCTTCCGAGGCGAACTTGGAGGCTGGTTTTTGGTTATGTTCATTTCGCTGCTGGTCGGCAAGGTCTGGGGCTGGATTGGCGAAGGCCGCGTTGAGTTCTTAGAGCAGCAGCCGCCGGCTAATCCCCGATTGTTCCATGCTCGACTGGCGACATCTCTAGTGCTGACGGTGTCATTCGACGCCTTCATGTTGCGGTACTGTGTGCACACCGTAGTAACGAAGGCACGGCCAGACATGATGGTGATGTTTGGATTTGAATTCGCCATCTTGGCGGTCCTCTCGACCTCCACTCTTCTGCGATACGTTATCGCGTTAACTGAGATCTACATAACCCGCCAACAAATAAACGCCAAGATGCAGGAGCGTCGGGATGAGATCCGAGTTGCGCGTGTTGAGGCAATTCGAGAACATGCCCGCGCGGGCGCTACCTCTCCCCCTGACAATCTACCCGACGAAAACGATGTCAACGAGATGGAGATTGACGTTCCCGGATGGGAGGAGAAGGGTCGTTGGATCTTCTACTTGGATCTTTTGACTGACTTGTTGAAACTCGTGATATACTTGAGCTTTTTTGGTATCCTGCTCACTTTCTATGGCCTCCCCATCCATATCCTGCGAGACGTTGTTGTGACAATCCGCTCATTTGCCCGTCGTATTATGGACTTCATGCGTTACCGAAATGCGACAAGGGATATGCACCAGAGGTATCCTGATGCAACAGCAGAGGAAGTCTCCCGGGAAGATGTTTGTATCATCTGCCGCGAGGAAATGATTCCAGTTCAGCCAGCGCAACCGCAACCGGCTGCTAATGCTGCTAATGATGCTGAAGAGCCTGCACCACAACCTACCGCTGGAATGCCGCGTGTTCCTGACCGCCTGCGTCCAAAGAAGCTCCCATGTGGCCATATCTTGCACTTTTCGTGCCTCCGAAGCTGGCTTGAGAGGCAACAAAACTGCCCGACATGTCGCCGTCCTGTGGTATTGCCCCAGCGAACTCGTGGAGCTGCTGGCGTTGGGGACAACAACGCACGCGGAGGTCAGAATGGTGGCATCCAGCCAGGCCAACAAGGTGCAGATGCCCAACCACGTGCTCGGGTTTATCAGTTCGGGCCCTTCCGTATTGGCTTCGGAGCTGTGCGTGGTGATTTATTCAACAATCTTCAGCCACAGGGCCATCAAGGTAACGTGCCGCAGCCTGGAGCACACCTGCCTGCAAATGCGCCTGGGGGACACATCGGGTTTGGATTTGGGTTCGGGCGCCGTCCCCAGGCCCCCACCCCGGCCCCGGCCCCACAAGCTGTGGCCCCGGGTGGTTCTATGACTGCTGAAATCAATGAGCAGTTGCTGCAGATCGAGCAGCGGCTGAATCAAGAGATTGCCACTCTTCGAGCTGCCACGGAGCATCTAAGTCACGTGCGCCAACTCCAAGTGGAACTGGAGCGGTTGCTTGCTCAAGCAAGGGCTGTTAACCAGCAAGGTGCAGCTCAACCACGTGTCGGTCAACCAGCCCCGCTTCCCAACGTGACGCCGGGATCTTCGGTCTTCACAACGGGTCACCAGTATGGCGCAAACCCTGGCGCTGATGCTCTAAACTCTGGAGACCCTCGTTTACCGGAAGGGCTCACTCTTCCCCCCGGTTGGACCCTTCTTCCACTCCAGCGCTTGGACAACGGTGCCAACGGGCTGGAACAGACACTACAACCTACACCTACCACTACAGTGACCTCCCCAGCTGCGCCAGCAGTGGCCAGTGTTGTAACCCCCCAAGCTCCCACATTCCAAATGCCTGTTCAGAATCAACCTATCAGGAACGTCGGGGTGAATGCGCATGGCACCACCATCACTGAAACCCCTCCCGTAAATGGAGCCTCTAACTTACCGATATCGCAGGCCACGTCCACCGTCCCTTCAGCCGAACATCGTGCGGAATCCCCATCTCAAGAATGGACCGATGTTGCCCCTAGAGGGTCTGTCGAGGTCAGGCCAGCCTCCTCCATTCCAACTACTTGGGGTAGCAATGGGGAATCTGTAACTAGTGCTTCTGGTCAATCTGAGACTCACTTCGAGTCCGCATCCAACGGCAAAGGCCGAGCCGCATCAGTTGAAGAAACGCCTGATGAAGAAGCTTGA
- a CDS encoding Peroxisomal membrane protein (PmpP24), putative, which yields MDALLSHLDALVVKPELAPLLSLVKGARNGIVYGSKVRFPHALVMIFLFRSGTIREKTKLVLKATRLHARNLSTFAIIYKASMIVLRNIPSGAGKEGRYDSFFAGLLGGYAVFGRQQGSISQQIVIYIFARVMLALAKLAVQPKMHPLSSLITSDSRTKITKNAYPVFASLTWAMVMYIFRWHPETLASSLRSSMVYIYGDSDHWDSLRTLFVHNK from the exons ATGGATGCACTGCTC TCCCATCTCGATGCTCTCGTTGTCAAACCTGAACTCGCACCGCTACTATCACTAGTGAAGGGTGCACGCAATGGGATCGTCTACGGATCGAAAGTCCGCTTTCCACATGCGCTAGT AATGATATTTCTGTTCAGATCTGGGAC AATACGCGAAAAGACAAAACTCGTTTTGAAAGCAACCCGCCTGCACGCGCGGAACCTCTCCACATTCGCCATTATCTACAAGGCTTCAATGATCGTTCTCCGGAACATACCAAGTGGTGCCGGGAAAGAGGGCAGATATGATAGTTTCTTTGCTGGCCTGCTGGGCGGGTATGCAGTTTTTGGACGGCAACAGGGCAGTATCAGCCAGCAG ATCGTTATTTACATCTTCGCGCGTGTGATGCTTGCCCTTGCTAAGCTCGCCGTCCAACCCAAGATGCACCCGCTTTCCTCCCTCATCACATCCGATTCACGCACGAAGATCACAAAAAATGCCTACCCCGTTTTCGCCAGTTTGACCTGGGCGATGGTCATGTACATTTTCCGGTGGCACCCGGAGACGCTGGCGTCGAGTCTGCGTAGTAGTATGGTATATAT TTACGGCGACTCAGACCATTGGGATTCCCTCCGTACTCTATTTGTACACAACAAATGA
- a CDS encoding Ribosome biogenesis protein, putative translates to MLREVKAKNPRTARILKAREPQLIEPPKKTLIFHGAKCPQALDTVLKTFHALTKPHNILFHKKNENLHPYENSESLEFLANKNECGLVAFGSHNKKRPNCVTLARIYNSEVLDLVEIMLLPPRDGETIPPINELVMDVGLGLRPMMLFSGSPWDDPTSTAHTILKSTLLDMFKGEETTQVDVEGLQYVMMVGAEEPQDGLSPVIHMRWYRVVTKRSGHKLPRVELQEVGPKFDFKIGRTRQAAPEVQKESMKQGKRPNEEARTKKNIIMDSMGDKIGRVHLGKQDLSDLQTRKMKGLKRRAGMESSDEEDEPSADMMEIDEISSEEEESHKKARKN, encoded by the exons ATGTTGAGAGAAGT GAAGGCCAAGAACCCGCGTACTGCGCGTATCCTGAAAGCGCGGGAGCCGCAACTCATCGAACCTCCTAAGAAGACCCTGATTTTCCACGGCGCGAAATGCCCACAAGCATTGGACACAGTGCTGAAAACTTTTCATGCCTTGACGAAGCCTCACAACATTCTTTTCCACAAGAAGAACGAGAACTTGCACCCATATGAGAACTCGGAGAGTCTGGAATTCTTGGCGAACAAGAACGAGTGTGGACTTGTAGCATTCGGAAGTCACAACAAGAAGCGACCTAACTGCGTTACATTGGCTCGGATTTACAACTCAGAGGTGCTCGATCTCGTCGAGATAATGCTGCTCCCACCGAGAGACGGCGAGACCATCCCGCCTATCAACGAACTTGTCATGGATGTCGGTCTCGGCCTGCGACCTATGATGCTGTTCTCTGGTTCCCCTTGGGACGATCCTACATCTACTGCACACACCATTCTGAAGAGCACCCTTCTTGACATGTTCAAGGGCGAAGAGACGACCCAGGTCGACGTTGAAGGTCTGCAGTACGTTATGATGGTTGGTGCTGAAGAGCCCCAGGATGGTCTCTCCCCGGTTATCCACATGCGCTGGTACAGAGTCGTCACCAAGCGTAGTGGTCACAAGCTGCCTCGCGTGGAGTTGCAGGAGGTTGGTCCCAAGTTCGACTTCAAGATCGGTCGCACACGCCAGGCTGCTCCTGAGGTGCAGAAGGAGTCCATGAAGCAGGGCAAGCGTCCCAATGAGGAAGCCCGTACCAAGAAAAACATCATCATGGACTCTATGGGTGACAAGATTGGTCGTGTTCACCTCGGCAAGCAGGATCTGTCTGACCTGCAGACCCGTAAGATGAAGGGTCTCAAGCGTCGGGCGGGTATGGAATCTTCCGATGAGGAGGACGAGCCCTCTGCAGATATGATGGAGATAGATGAGATTTCTtctgaagaggaagagagtcACAAGAAGGCACGGAAAAATTAA
- a CDS encoding ABC multidrug transporter, putative: MPSPSASPHRVETQNNLTSPENNSITSPDMVARSGNPKDETAKPASLGSYARILSYGASFGGLYIMVLGLVCAMASGIALPLMNIVFGQLVGNFTEYFIPGSGVTEQSFKSSVNKDSLYIVYLFIGKFALTYISMMCFRLTSLHASGALRLEYIQALFSLPMSRIDEISVGTVTNAITALSNTIQQSVSDRLAILFQSLALLIAAYAIAFRYSWALTLVVSSAIVFVVLVFSLTTPFLVKAQQNVDKADEKHVALAAEVFGSIRTVFALGAEQPLFKKYTQWVEEARKGGMRMSLVTGIHLGTLFFAIYNVTFSYPTRPEMTVLKGFHATFERNKTTALVGPSGSGKSTVVAMIERWYQLSSEEEEATSGHIFVGSHDINDLDMKWWRSQIGLVQQEPFLFNDTIYNNVALGLIGSQWENEIEAVKMDLITAACKQAFADEFIDRLPMGYSTAVGEGGITLSGGQRQRIAIARSIVCQPQILILDEATSSIDIQGERIVQAALDSVSKDRTTIMIAHRLSTVRRADKIIVMKDGQNFEEGSHQELIIKEGIYHSLVHAQQLAPLTDLMDSDVEESISSQKEEATAQDNTTKECGDQNGKDNPEPEEGFGFFHGFGVLIYENRAGSGFSLQSWLFARLVQVFQFTGEKLVHAANFWALMFFILALAMATFYLMLGFSSNSISMFVVSNARMDYIYNLLSKPVSYYDREENSSGSLISRLSTDSKQLQEVFGPTGVFPLISIFNIIGCVSTSFAFGWKLAAVTFFAAMPFSFFSSFIRIQYEVQFENMNAAVYADSSKFATEAVRAFRTVTALTMEDTIMERYSNLLKDQRQKAIRKAWYATLIFAFSESVELCAMALAFWYGGGQSSGQLFSVGPNIAQAKASANRILSARRPTTGQLQYIPTEPLSSSEHRPSPSVELQNVSFQYSSRVVPTFVNLNLSIESGQFVAFVGPSGCGKSTLISLLERFYDCNHGTILFGGRDIRSIELPSYRSALSLVAQEPKLFEGTIRENLLLGLEAPNNPTTEDQMIQACKDAEIYDFIVSLPDGFLTELGVNAQASLSGGQKQRLSIARALIRKPLLLLLDEATSSLDSQSESLVQSAMERLASKRNMTIIAVAHRLATIQKADAIFVFGTGASEQGSRIFESGTHHELLRRKGAYWQMCQAQALDR; this comes from the exons ATGCCTTCTCCGTCAGCCTCCCCGCATCGCGTCGAAACGCAGAACAATTTGACATCGCCAGAGAATAATTCCATCACTAGTCCAGATATGGTCGCTCGTTCTGGGAATCCAAAAGATGAGACAGCGAAGCCAGCAAGTCTCGGTAGCTATGCC AGAATTCTATCATATGGTGCCTCTTTTGGGGGTCTATATATTATGGTCCTTGGACTGGTGTGTGCCATGGCTTCGGGAATT GCTCTTCCGTTGATGAACATTGTCTTTGGCCAGCTGGTCGGCAACTTCACTGAGTACTTTATCCCGGGGTCTGGTGTCACAGAGCAATCATTCAAGTCCTCAGTCAACAAAGATAG TTTGTACATTGTTTATTTGTTTATCGGAAAGTTTGCTCTGACCTATATATCCATG ATGTGTTTTCGATTGACTAGCCTCCACGCCTCAGGGGCCTTGCGCCTGGAGTACATCCAGGCCCTTTTTTCACTTCCCATGAGCAGAATAGACGAAATTTCGGTCGGAACTGTCACAAATGCGATTACCGCACTGTCAAATACGATCCAGCAAAGTGTTTCCGATCGACTCGCCATACTGTTTCAGTCGCTCGCATTGCTCATTGCGGCTTACGCAATTGCATTCCGCTATTCCTGGGCACTGACGCTTGTTGTTAGCTCGGCCATTGTATTTGTGGTCCTTGTATTTAGTCTGACAACGCCATTTCTGGTGAAGGCGCAGCAGAATGTCGACAAAGCGGATGAAAAGCATGTAGCCCTCGCTGCAGAAGTATTCGGCTCCATTCGGACGGTGTTCGCCCTGGGTGCTGAGCAGCCACTCTTCAAAAAGTATACACAATGGGTCGAGGAAGCACGAAAAGGTGGGATGCGCATGTCACTAGTCACCGGTATTCACCTTGGGACGCTCTTCTTTGCCATCTAT AACGTGACGTTTTCATATCCCACACGACCGGAAATGACTGTGCTTAAAGGATTTCATGCGACATTTGAGCGGAATAAAACCACGGCTCTGGTCGGACCCTCCGGTTCGGGGAAAAGCACCGTTGTCGCTATGATTGAGCGATGGTATCAACTTTcatccgaggaagaagaggccACGTCGGGTCACATCTTTGTGGGATCTCACGACATCAATGACTTGGATATGAAGTGGTGGCGATCCCAGATTGGACTTGTTCAGCAAGAGCCGTTCTTGTTCAATGACACAATATACAATAACGTCGCTTTAGGTCTGATAGGATCGCAGTGGGAGAATGAAATAGAAGCTGTGAAGATGGACCTCATCACCGCAGCGTGCAAGCAAGCCTTTGCAGATGAATTTATCGACCGTCTTCCCATG GGTTATTCCACTGCCGTTGGGGAAGGTGGAATCACATTGAGTGGCGGACAGCGCCAAAGAATTGCCATCGCGCGAAGCATCGTTTGTCAACCCCAGATTCTCATTCTCGACGAAGCGACCAGCTCCATTGACATTCAAGGAGAAAGGATCGTGCAAGCAGCCCTCGATAGTGTGTCCAAAGATCGCACTACAATCATGATCGCTCATCGCTTGTCCACTGTCCGCCGTGCGGACAAGATCATCGTCATGAAAGACGGCCAAaactttgaagaaggctctcACCAAGAGCTTATAATCAAGGAAGGGATATACCATAGCTTGGTTCATGCACAACAACTGGCACCACTTACAGATTTGATGGATTCCGATGTGGAGGAATCAATTTCGTCgcagaaagaagaagccacGGCTCAAGATAATACCACCAAAGAATGCGGCGATCAAAATGGCAAGGATAACCCTGAGCCCGAGGAAGGGTTCGGCTTTTTCCACGGCTTTGGGGTCCTCATTTATGAAAATC GGGCAGGTT CCGGATTCTCCCTGCAAAGTTGGCTGTTTGCCAGACTCGTGCAGGTCTTCCAGTTCACTGGCGAGAAACTCGTGCACGCCGCGAACTTCTGGGCGTTGATGTTTTTCATCCTCGCCCTTGCCATGGCGACTTTTTATTTGATGTTAGGGTTTTCGTCAAATTCTATTTCGATG TTTGTCGTGTCCAACGCCCGGATGGATTATATCTACAATCTCTTGTCCAAACCGGTGTCATATTATGACCGCGAGGAGAACTCCTCGGGTAGTCTGATCTCCAGACTCTCCACTGATTCAAAGCAACTGCAGGAGGTTTTTGGCCCTACTGGTGTTTTTCCTCTTATTTCGATCTTCAACATCATTGGATGTGTTTCAACCTCCTTCGCCTTTGGATGGAAGCTAGCGGCTGTCACCTTTTTTGCCGCCATGCCATTTtcattcttctcttccttcataCGCATCCAATATGAAGTTCAATTCGAGAATATGAATGCTGCGGTTTATGCTGATAGCTCCAAGTTCGCAACGGAAGCGGTCCGAGCATTCAGAACGGTCACTGCTCTGACCATGGAAGATACAATTATGGAAAGATATTCAAATCTACTGAAAGACCAGCGCCAAAAAGCTATCCGGAAGGCGTGGTACGCAACGTTGATATTTGCCTTTTCCGAGAGTGTTGAGCTGTGTGCCATGGCGCTCGCCTTTTGGTATGGCG GCGGTCAATCATCTGGGCAGTTGTTCAGTGTTGGTCCAAATATTGCCCAGGCTAAGGCTTCTGCCAATCGCATATTGTCTGCTCGACGACCTACCACGGGACAGCTTCAGTATATTCCGACGGAGCCACTCTCTTCTTCGGAGCACAGACCCAGTCCCTCTGTTGAACTACAGAATGTCTCATTTCAGTACTCCTCTCGAGTAGTACCAACTTTTGTTAATCTGAATCTCTCCATCGAGAGTGGTCAATTTGTGGCATTTGTCGGACCTTCAGGCTGTGGAAAATCCACCCTTATCTCGCTACTTGAGCGCTTCTATGACTGCAATCATGGAACTATTCTATTTGGTGGCAGAGACATTCGTTCCATTGAGCTTCCGTCTTACAGAAGTGCTTTGTCGCTGGTCGCCCAGGAGCCGAAGCTCTTCGAAGGTACCATCCGCGAGAATCTCCTTCTCGGTTTGGAAGCCCCCAATAACCCTACTACCGAAGACCAAATGATTCAAGCATGCAAAGACGCCGAGATCTATGACTTCATAGTATCCCTGCCAGATGGTTTCTTGACAGAACTTGGCGTCAACGCTCAGGCTTCACTAAGCGGTGGGCAAAAACAGCGTCTTTCCATTGCCCGAGCTTTGATCCGTAAACCGCTgcttctccttcttgatGAAGCTACATCTAGTCTGGACTCTCAGTCGGAAAGTCTTGTGCAAAGTGCTATGGAGAGATTAGCAAGCAAGCGAAACATGACAATCATTGCAGTCGCGCATAGACTAGCGACCATTCAGAAAGCTGATGCAATTTTTGTCTTTGGAACTGGGGCTTCGGAGCAGGGATCGAGGATTTTTGAGTCCGGAACACACCATGAATTGTTGCGCAGAAAGGGGGCTTATTGGCAGATG TGTCAAGCGCAAGCTCTAGACCGTTGA
- a CDS encoding Histone-lysine N-methyltransferase 2B, which yields MLLPRRAVIFLGVCFFFVLLLTSRSLSRPWRDVPQVIGLGDFVSSSSNTTGAWNTTRGHRNKLYAPPPNFIPGTPKPPGYQYSKVLVVTRTKEEETSWIAEELPDWDHAIYVADDPTAPLHPPRNKGHEVMVYLTYIVDHYDQLPDVAVFMHSHQFAWHNDNLFAGDAAQLLRRLNLNRVIREGYMNTRCGFGPGCPAWMHPGALEADESKQEEIMLARAWGELFPDQEIPSVLAQPCCAQFALSRDRIRSIPRARFVFYRDWLLSTDLSDYITGRIWEYLWQFIFTGEAVLCVDENVCLCDGYGFCFGGNEEWNNYREAETKKNEIQQELDNWMWLTDMGFDPPIEEDGLPEPDDPEGEKGNELANQLQEKQQELVDILLAAIERGKNPQYRAQEAGRPWKEGDGF from the coding sequence ATGCTTCTCCCACGGCGAGCGgtcatcttcctcggcgtctgcttcttcttcgtcttgcTCCTCACATCCCGGAGCCTCTCACGACCATGGCGTGACGTGCCCCAAGTCATTGGCCTGGGTGACTTTGTCTCCTCATCATCCAACACAACAGGAGCCTGGAACACGACCCGCGGCCACAGAAACAAGCTCTATGCCCCACCGCCGAACTTCATCCCCGGCACCCCCAAACCCCCGGGCTATCAATACTCCAAAGTGTTGGTCGTTACCCGAACCAAGGAGGAAGAAACCAGCTGGATCGCCGAGGAGTTGCCGGATTGGGACCATGCCATCTATGTCGCAGATGACCCCACAGCACCGCTCCACCCGCCGAGAAACAAAGGCCACGAAGTTATGGTCTACCTCACCTACATCGTTGACCACTACGACCAGCTCCCAGACGTGGCTGTATTCATGCACTCGCACCAATTTGCCTGGCACAATGATAACCTCTTCGCTGGAGACGCGGCGCAGCTGCTCCGCCGGCTCAATCTGAATCGCGTCATCCGCGAGGGCTACATGAATACTCGCTGCGGGTTCGGCCCAGGCTGTCCAGCCTGGATGCACCCCGGTGCGCTCGAGGCAGACGAGTCGAAACAGGAGGAGATCATGCTGGCTCGCGCATGGGGAGAACTATTCCCCGACCAGGAGATCCCGTCTGTCCTGGCGCAGCCGTGTTGTGCGCAATTCGCCCTGTCGCGTGATCGAATCCGCTCCATTCCGCGAGCCCGATTCGTTTTCTATCGCGATTGGCTGCTGTCAACGGATCTGAGTGATTACATCACTGGTCGTATCTGGGAGTATTTGTGGCAATTTATCTTCACCGGGGAGGCTGTTCTCTGCGTCGATGAGAATGTGTGTCTGTGCGACGGGTACGGATTTTGTTTCGGCGGAAACGAGGAATGGAATAATTACCGAGAAGCTGAAACGAAGAAGAATGAGATACAGCAGGAATTGGATAATTGGATGTGGTTGACTGACATGGGCTTTGATCCCCCTATTGAAGAAGATGGTCTGCCTGAACCAGATGACCCCGAGGGTGAGAAAGGCAATGAACTTGCCAATCAACTTCAAGAGAAGCAGCAGGAGCTCGTTGACATTTTGCTTGCTGCTATTGAACGTGGCAAGAACCCTCAGTACCGTGCCCAGGAGGCTGGTCGTCCTTGGAAAGAGGGTGATGGGTTCTAA
- a CDS encoding hydrolase CocE/NonD family protein has translation MSSSTNQHLPTTSSDLPSQQTVTATHLDSNSQLGNNGYVPNDNQLAGLVEAATAAADQDVSQWAAAAAVAAAAGAAGHHHQLDSYADMDLSENGFGDANFGTSMSGARHMRASSHTDHSQSSGLTRTATKKRKRNDDNLDPALAGAGLSASQHQSHSAQQPPHGYTGESIDIRPQQQQSLSDARAVGIHSAAALFRQPSGNKKYTRPPISKMFSSLEISPENFLHLQAAAKNYMLNDEHPERRDCVGQRGKGDTEMVKLRLWNCVRQFLEAEGNGERFFGEHVVNEGMGPRAYIWPRDQHKIISLVIPLLRRMVTNERQRQYAIETRKGGGAEERRRRKTEEFSNLNSPRFSPEQHLQMQNQTSHRDDLSQSMPPPPPQPMQQSAMDPSQPMDLGLTDLFLDGYTADWEEIGRCYDSYNENFELDNLWSLSGLQQPDWRGLVAAVDSHYHVVHNGNYDCPPTCEDHNINRIIHSDTTSSLQWRIGGARNLPARDEFASSITRDVSRIIRENIASRHGHPTQAPDPHFHQPFTSLSDSTQTANTTASSHGHGQTSLRVNILQNGKRILSRFDLPAGQCPNIDTVKQAILRRYPGQIPGIPVFQGTNAATHEARESAVVEGWKVKVWLPDGLVPVRNQKDWTIAVLSADAVDWMDGELRVLVEIDEGGGQ, from the exons ATGAGCTCTTCTACCAACCAACACCTCCCCACAACCTCCTCCGATCTACCCTCTCAGCAGACAGTGACCGCTACCCACCTTGACTCAAACTCGCAACTCGGCAACAACGGATATGTACCAAATGACAACCAGCTTGCGGGACTAGTTGAGGCCGCCACAGCCGCCGCAGACCAAGATGTTTCGCAATGGGCCGCCGCTGCCGCAGTTGCAGCAGCTGCCGGTGCAGCCGGCCATCACCACCAGCTTGATTCATACGCAGACATGGATCTCTCCGAGAACGGGTTTGGCGATGCGAACTTCGGAACTAGCATGAGCGGTGCAAGACACATGAGAGCGTCTAGTCACACTGACCACTCCCAATCTTCGGGGCTCACACGAACGGCAACGAAAAAGCGCAAGCGAAATGACGATAACCTCGACCCCGCCTTGGCTGGCGCGGGTCTCTCGGCCTCGCAGCATCAGTCGCATTCCGCACAGCAACCCCCTCATGGCTATACCGGAGAAAGTATCGACATTCGTCCCCAGCAGCAGCAGTCCCTGTCGGATGCTCGTGCAGTGGGAATTCATTCTGCGGCGGCGCTATTCCGCCAGCCTTCTGGCAATAAGAAGTACACACGGCCTCCTATTTCAAAGATGTTTTCGTCCCTTGAGATCTCCCCAGAGAACTTTTTGCATCTCCAGGCTGCTGCTAAGAATTACATGCTAAACGATGAACACCCCGAAAGACGCGATTGTGTTGGCCAGCGTGGTAAAGGAGATACGGAAATGGTCAAGCTTCGCCTGTGGAACTGTGTTCGTCAATTCCTTGAAGCCGAGGGAAATGGTGAACGATTCTTTGGAGAGCATGTTGTTAATGAGGGCATGGGCCCAAGAGCCTACATCTGGCCGCGTGACCAACACAAGATCATTTCATTGGTCATTCCTTTGCTCAGACGGATGGTCACCAACGAAAGGCAACGCCAATACGCAATCGAGACTCGTAAAGGAGGGGGTGCTGAAGAACGCCGCCGTCGCAAAACGGAAGAGTTCTCGAATTTGAACAGTCCGCGCTTCTCTCCAGAGCAGCATCTCCAAATGCAAAACCAGACGTCCCATCGTGATGATCTGTCACAGTCAATgccccctcctcctccacagCCAATGCAGCAATCAGCAATGGACCCGTCCCAACCTATGGACCTTGGTCTGACCGACCTTTTCCTAGATGGATACACCGCCGACTGGGAAGAAATCGGCCGATGTTATgattcctacaacgagaacTTCGAGCTCGATAATCTATGGTCTCTCTCCGGCCTCCAGCAACCCGATTGGCGTGGGCTCGTTGCCGCAGTTGACAGCCATTACCACGTCGTCCACAACGGAAACTACGACTGCCCACCGACTTGTGAAGATCATAACATCAACCGCATCATCCACTCGGACACCACCTCAAGTCTCCAATGGCGCATTGGCGGGGCACGCAATCTCCCAGCCCGAGACGAATT CGCAAGCAGCATCACCCGCGATGTGTCTCGTATTATCCGTGAGAACATCGCCTCCCGACACGGCCACCCTACTCAAGCACCCGATCCCCACTTTCACCAACCCTTCACTTCTCTTTCAGACTCAACGCAGACAGCCAATACAACGGCATCCTCTCACGGCCACGGCCAAACCTCCCTTCGCGTCAATATCCTACAAAACGGAAAGCGTATCCTCTCCAGATTCGACCTGCCGGCAGGCCAGTGTCCTAACATCGACACGGTCAAGCAGGCAATTCTCCGTCGGTACCCGGGTCAAATCCCCGGTATACCGGTATTCCAGGGTACCAATGCTGCTACGCATGAAGCTCGCGAGTCTGCTGTTGTGGAagggtggaaggtcaaggtCTGGTTGCCGGATGGACTGGTGCCTGTGCGGAACCAGAAGGACTGGACTATTGCGGTGCTTTCGGCTGATGCTGTTGATTGGATGGATGGGGAGTTGAGGGTTCTTGTTGAGATTGATGAAGGGGGTGGGCAGTAG